Genomic DNA from Microbacterium sp. NC79:
TGCGCAGCGATCAACGGGTTGTTCGCGCTATCGAAACGTTGGTCGTCGACACCCTCCAGCGCGGCGAGACGACGTCGTTCGGGCCGCTCGTGATGGCGTATCTTCTGGACCGTGCGGTTGCCAACGATACGGAAAGCGTCGTCAGCTCGGTGCGGGTTCTCAAAAAAGCCAAGAGCACCGTGCTGCTTGATTGGCTCGCGTCCGTCAGCGACGGTGAGCGCGCTACCGCGACGCCTGAGCATCTCACCGGGTCTCGCTTTGTTCGTTACGCGATCCAGATTGTGAACCTGTCGCTCAACTCCTTTGCCCATGGAGTCGACGCTTTCGCTGTCGCCGTTGACGAGGTTCCGGGAGCCGAGACCGCTTACCGTGCCCTCGCACGGCAATTCGCGGCCGTGTCATCTGGCGGCCCGGAAAATGCCGCCACCGGAGAGCTTCCCGTGGCTGCCGATGATCTTGAGGTGGGGTCGTTGCCATGGGCCCTAGCGGTGACGTTGGACGGGATCGTTACCCACGACATGCAACGAGTCGTGGCTGGCACCGAAATCTTGCTGGAGCTTGGTGGTGCGGAACATGTCGAACGAGTGCTGCAGTGCACCGAGCAGTACGACACCACGATCGAAACAGGGGAGCAGTTGCGCGCGTTGCAGGTGCAAGCGTCGACGTGGCAAGCCGAAGAATGCGGAGATGTCGTCCTGACGAGGCGTGAGCGTCAGGTGGCCATTCTTGCGGCACAGGGCGTGAGTAACCGTGAGATCGCCCGACAACTGTTCCTTTCTGTGCGCACCGTGGAGTCGCACATGTACCGTGCGATGCGCAAGCTCGCCGTGACGCGTGAGGGCCTCAATCTCGCGAGACTCCTGCGCATGCCGGAAGGCGCGTAGTACAGCCCGAAATCAGGAACCGCTCACGCTGAGATTGGGAGCAGGGAGCCCGTACTCATTGCGCAGGGCGTGTTGTGCGGCGTACCAGCCAGGCAGACCATGTACGCCGGGTCCTGGAGGCGTGGCGGATGAAGCCACGTAGATGCCGGGGGTGGGTGTTTGCCACGGCTTCGGACTCAGGACCGGTCGAGCGATGAGCTGACGCAGATCCACGGCGCCCGCATTGATATCGCCGCCGATGTAGTTCGCGTTGTATTGCCCCATCTCCTGCGCGGTTGTGACGTGGCTGGCAATGACGCGGTCGCGAAAGCCCGGGGCGAAACGTTCGATCTGTTGCGTGATGTCGTTGGTGACGTCGCGCGTTGACCCGTGCGGAACGTGAGCATACGTCCACACGGCGTTTGTGCCTGCGGGATTCCGTGCCGCATCAAACACGGTTGGTTGCGCGAGGAGCACGTATGGGCGTGCCGCATGGCGGCCTCGTTGTACAGCGTTCTCGGCGTCAGCGATGTCGGCACGCGATCCGGCGACGTGGACCGTCGGCGTTTGCGCGACGCGCGCATCGCGCCACGGAATGGGGCCGTCCAACACGAAATCAACCTTCGCGGCAGCGGCGCCATATCGGAAGGCGTTGAGTTTGCGGCGGTAGGAATCGGGGAGAGCGGAACCAGCAATGCGTGCGAGTGCGCGCGGTGACGTGGCAAAGATGGTGCTGCCGAAGCCCGCCAACTCGCTCATGCTGGTGATCTCGCGGCCCGTCTCAATGGTTCCGCCGTGCGCCTTCAAATCTGCCGCCATCGCCGCAGTGATGGCTTGTGATCCGCCCAGAGGTACCGGCCAACCCTGCGCGTGGCCGTAAAGCGAGAGCATGACGCCGATCGCTGCCGCCGAGAGGCTGGGGGAGTGGCCGATGCTGTGTGCCGCGACCCCAGCGAGCAGGGCCGGTGCTGCGTCCTCGCGGAAGCGGATGCGCCCCGCCAAGATTCCGAGTTCGGCAACCCGGAGCCCCACCAATACGCCGGCTGGTGTCGGGAAGCGCAGCATGGATCCGCCGAGCGCAAAGTTGGTTGCACCGTCGAGGTGGGTGAGGAGGGGCTGGAGTAAGCGACGGTAAGCCGGGCCATCTGGTCCGAGTTCGGACACCATGGCGTTGATATCTCGGTGAGCAAGGACCGCTTGACGGCCATCGAGCGGGTGCGCGTACGACACCTCAGGAACGTGAAAATCGACGCGCTTTTCCAGTTCGAACTGTTGGAAGAATGGCGACGCGAACGCCATAGGATGGATGGCGGAACAGATGTCGTGCACAACGTTCGGTAGCGTCGTTGACTGCGTCCTGGTTCCGCCGCCAATCGTGTCGGCGGCTTCGAAAACGGTGACATCTACTCCGGCCCGTGCCAGCGTGATTGCGGCGGCGAGGCCATTTGGCCCTGATCCGATGACGGCGGCGGGCTTGGTTCCACGTCGCATACGTGCGGTTCTCCTTACGTGCGCAGGGGAGCGCTCCAGCTATATCGTTGCGGGTTCAGCGTGGCGAAGCGGCCGACTCAGTAGTCGCTGCCGCCATTGCAGTATCTCCCACTCATAGTGCGGTACTGCACCGCAGCGTTTGCGGTGCGGCCAGGCTCCTGCCTGAACGGTGTTCATTGTTACGTTGCGAGCAGGCATGTCCGGATCATGCCGTTTTCGTTGTTCCAGGAGCCCATCGACGGGCCTGGGCGGCGAAGAAAATCCTGGTAAAAGGAGAAATCAGTGCACCAACCACAAAAGCGGCGCAGACGGTGGGGGAAGGTGACGACGCCTCTTTTGGCGACTCTCGTCACCGGCGCCGTCATTGCAGTACCCATGACCAATGCAGTAGCGGCGCCGGCAACCGATGCGAACAACCTCTCAGCGGCACAGGCGCAGGTGATTCGATCCACCATTTTTGAGCCTGACCTGCTGGCGTTGGGCTACAGCTACTCCGGTCTGCCGCACAATTCGGGGCAAGACGTTGGAAACATCGATCTTGGCATTCTGAGCGAACAGACTATTGAGCTCGGCGGACTTCCGATTCCGCTGATCGGTGACGAGAACACCGCGGGGCTGATTGACCTGGGCTCTCTCGGATTACTGCCCAGCTACAGTCATGCGCAGACCGGCACGCTATCCAAGGCTGCAGCAGGTGCTGTCAATAGTGATGGCTCAATTGCGATCACTGGTGCTGAAGGTATCGGCACCGATCCCGCGCGAGTTGATCTGACTCTGCTCTTCGATCAGCTTGGCATTGACGGTCTCACGGACCAAATTCTTTCGGATGCTGAACTTCGCATTGGCGTCTTGGCGTCCGCCGTACAGGAGAACGCAGGGACAGTTACAAGCGACTACAAGATTGCGGGCGCCGAGATTGACCTGCAAAGCCCCGCAGTCGACGCACTCGTTGATGGTCTCGGAGCTACGGTTCAAACTGCCGCAAACGGTCTCAACGCGATCACCGGTCCCACGGGGGCGCTGACTGAGCTGGTTGGTGAAGTCAGCCGGCTCGTTCGAGGGCTCACCCTCGGCGCGGTAGACATTGAGCCGACGGTAGCGATTGTCGGCCTCGAAACGGTTGGCCAAACGGTCGTCACGAATCTCCTGAGTCAGCCGCTCACGAACACGGATGGCACTGTCACAATCGATTTGTCGACGGGGGTCATCAGGGTCGACGTCGCGAAGATTGTTTCAGGAGTGAACGGTCTGAACGGTCTCGCCGCAAACACCGATGTCATTGGTTCTGCTTTCCTCGATGCGGTGTTGTTGGGCGTGACCGAAGCAATTTCGGGGCTAACGAACAAGGTAGTCAGCACCACTATCAGCGTGATCAACACTCTGGGCGTCAACATTAAGCTGGACGTCAGCGCGCTGGCTAACGCCATTAGTGGTACCGTGCAGATTACGGGGACCATCGGACAGTTCACTGGTACAACGGCGCCGCTGCCGACAGTCGACGTTAACCTCGCCCTCCTGGGAATCCCGTTGGCTCCTAACGTGCTGAGCGCGTTGCTCAGTGGCATTACGGGCTTCATTTCGGCGACAACGGGTCCGGCGATTCTGGGTGTACTGGGAACAATCTCGACAGCCCTGACTCCTGCGGTCGAAACGTTGATCGTGCCCGTGGTGGATACTCTGAGCCCGCTATTGCAAGCGGTCTCTGCCCTCGTGCAGTTGCGAGTAAACGACCAGCCCACTGAAGCACCAACAAACGGTGTTGCAGATCTTGCGGGAGACGCCCACACCGTGCGCGCGCTGAGCTTGACATTGCTTCCAGGCATCGTCACACAAGACGGAATTCTGAGCGTCTCGCTGGCGAACTCTACCGTTCGTGCACTCGACGAGGAGCCAGAAAGCAACCTGAATGCTTCGGCTTCGGCTGCAGCATCGGCTCAGGCGGACAGCCAAGCGAATGCTGCGGCAGAAGCCGCGGCAGTAGCGGCAGCTATGGCCGACAACACCACTGCCGCTGACGCGGCAGCGACGTCCAATGCCAATGCAGCGGCCGCATCCGCGGCAACAGCAGATGCAACGTCTGCGGCCTCGGCGGATGCGACCGCGGATGCTACGGCAAACGCTGCCGCGACCGCATCGGCCCAGGTTGCCGCTGATGCCACGGCGGTCAGTAGCTCGGCAGCTAACGCTTCGGCGGCGGCGGACGCTGACGCCGCATCGGCAGCGTCGATTGCGGCAAATGCTGATTCCTCGAACAATGCGTCGGTCGATGCAGCTGCGGATTCGGACGCGAACGCGAATGCTTCGGCTTCGGCGGCAGCTTCGGCGCAGGCTGACAGCGAGGCGAACGCGGCGGTTGAAGGAGCGGCTATTGCGGCGGCTTTGGCTGACGCAACTTCGACGGCGTCGGCTGCCGCGACCGCGAACGCGAATGCGGCCGCGGAGGCTGCTGCTTCCGTGGATGCATCGTCAACGGCTTCGGCTGATGCGACGACGGTAGCGAATGCTGAGGCTTCGGCTGCTGCGGTTGCTGCTTCGAACGCGGATGCTTCTTCGACGGCGAATGCAGCTGCTTCGGCAGATGGTTCGGCTGACTCGTCGGGTGCGATTGCGGCTCAGGCGGCGTCGACGGCTGACTCGTCGAACGATGCGTCGGCACAGGCAGCGTCGAACGCGAATGCGTCTGCGTCTGCGTCTGCGTCCGCGCAGGCTGACAGTGAGGCTAACGCTGCAGTGCAGGGAGCGGCGATCGCTGCGGCGCTTGCTGATGCGACGGCTCAAGCTTCGGCCGCTGCGACGGCGAATGCCGATGCGGCTGCGGAGTCTGCTGCGTTCGCGACTGCGTCGGCGGATGCATCGGTTGACGCGACGAGCGCGGCGAATGCTGAGGCTGCTGTCGCTGCTCAGGCTTCTGCGAATGCTGATGCGTCGAGCACGACTGCGGCTGACGCGTCGGCTTCTGGTTCGGCTGACTCGTCGGGTGCGATTGCGGCTGAGGCGGCGTCGACGGCTGACTCGTCGAACGATGCGTCGGCACAGGCAGCGTCGAACGCGAATGCGTCGGCGTCTGCGTCCGCATCGGCGCAGGCTGACAGTGAGGCGAACGCTGCGGCGACTGCTGCTGCTGTTGCTGCTGCGAATGCTGATGCGAGCACGACCGCTTCGGCTGCGTCTACGGCTGATGCGACGTCTGCTGCTTCGGCTGCGGCGAATGCTGACGCTTCGACGGCGGCTTCGGCTGATGTGACGGTTGACGCGAATGCGGCGGCTTCGGGTGCGGCGGAGGCTTCGGCTAACGCTGACAACTCGTCCAGCGTGAATGCTGATGCTTCGGCTGCGACAGCTGCTGATGCGACTGCTGCTGCCGCGGCTCAGGCCGCGTCGACGGCTGACTCGTCGAACGATGCTTCGGCTACGGCTGCTGCCACCGCGGATGCGGATGCGGATGCGGCGTCTGCTGCGGATGCTGATCTGAATGCGTCGGCGTCTGCTGCGGCTTCGGCTCAGACGGATAGTGATGCGAATGCGGCAGTGGAGGGTGCGGCGATTGCTGCGGCTCTCGCTGACGCGACGTCGGATGCGTCTGCTGCGGCTGATGTGACGGCTGCTGCCGCGGCTGAGGCTGCGGCGACGGCTAACGCGTCTGTGGATGCTTCGGCATCGGCTGATGTTGATGCGAATGCGGCGGCTTCGGCTGCGGCGACGTCGACGACGGCATCAGATGCGACGGCTACTGCGGATGCTTCTGCTGCGACGGATGCTGACGCGACCGCGTCAGCTGCCGCGGCGGTTGCGGCGAACGCGGACTCGTCTAACGACGCTTCGGCTACTGCCACCGCGGATGCGGATGCGACGTCTGCTGCGGATGCTGATGTGAATGCGAACGCTGCTGCTTCGGCTGCGGCGTCGGCGCAGGCTGACAGTGAGGCGAACGCTGCGGCGACTGCTGCTGCTGTTGCTGCTGCGAATGCTGATGCGAGCACGACCGCTTCGGCTGCGTCTACGGCTGATGCGACGTCTGCTGCTTCGGCTGCGGCGAATGCTGACGCTTCGACGGCGGCTTCGGCTGATGTGACGGTTGACGCGAATGCGGCTGCTTCGGCTGCGGCGGAAGCTTCGGCTAACGCTGACAACTCGTCCAGCGTGAATGCTGATGCTTCGGCTGCGACAGCTGCTGATGCGACTGCTGCTGCCGCGGCTCAGGCCGCGTCGACGGCTGACTCGTCAAACGACGCTTCGGCTACGGCTGCTGCTACCGCGGATGCGGATGCGACGTCTGCTGCGGATGCTGATGTGAATGCGAACGCTGCGGCTTCGGCTGCGGCGTCGGCTCAGGCTGACAGTGAGGCGAATGCTGAGGCGACTGCTGCTGCTGTTGCTGCTGCGAATGCTGATGCGAGCACGACCGCTTCGGCTGCGTCTACGGCTGATGCGACGTCTGCTGCTTCGGTTGCGGCGAACGCTGACGCTTCGACGACGGCTTCGGCTGACGTGACCGTTGACGCGAATGCTTCGGCTTCGGCCGCGGCAACGGCGGCCTCGAACGCTGACGCCACCGCTGACGCGAACTCTGCGGCTTCGGCGACTGCTGAGGCAAACGCCGCTTCGGCCGCTTCGGTTGCGGCGAACGCAGATGCATCGAGCAATGCTTCGGCAACGGCCGCTGCAGATGCTGACTCTGCTGCTGCGTCTGAGGCTACGTCTCAGACGTCGTCTGACGCGACCGCAGAGGCGAGCGCAGAGGCGTCCGCTGAGGCTACGGCTGAGGCGTCCGCGGAGGCCACGGCCACGGCCACGGCAACTGCTGATGCAAACGCGTCTGCTCAGGCATCGGCTACCGCATCCGCTTCGGCGAATGCTGCAGCCAACGTCAACGCGGCTGCCACGGCAAGCGCGAACAACAACGCCAACGGATCGAGTGCAGCAGATGCTCTGCCGCCGACTGGTTCCGAGGCGCCGTATGGGCTACTGTCGGCCGCAGGAATCCTCCTGTTGATCGGCGCAGCGCTCGGTATTTTTGCAATCCGTCGTCGCAACCTCGTCGACGCGCAATAGTATCGAAATGACCCGCGGGCGGATAGTGCGATGCGCTATCCGCCCGCACCCATGAGCCAGGAGATCCGATTAATGGCAGAGAAGAAAGCGCGACCACCGGCGTTGCGTGTCCTCCTCGTACTCGCAAGCGCATTCACCGCGTGGCACGTCTTCGCGTCCTTTCTCTGGATCGCACCCTATTCGCCGTTGCGCGAAGTGGTTCCGACCGGGGCCCTGCACAGCTACATGATCCCGATGTTTGGGCAATCCTGGAGCGTGTTCGCACCCGAGCCGATTAACGGCTCCTATGGCCTCAACGTGCGCGCTGTCGAAAAAGACGAAAGCGGAGAAGAGACCGTTACCGACTGGGTGAGCGCGACTGACGTCGAGCTCTCGATGATCCAGTACAACCTCTTCCCGCCGCGTGCAGGCATTCAGGCAGCGCAGCTCGCGAGCGAGTTCAAGGGTAGCTTCGACGGTCTCACCGATGACCACCGGGTCATCGCTGGCCTTAACTACTTCGAAGCGGACTGGGAAGCGCGCATGGAAGAGAAGATGGCCTCGTACGGCTCCGAAAAGGTCGTGACGACCTACATGCAGGACGAGCACATGATGACGGCTTACGCGACTCAGGTTGCACTCGCAATGTGGGGTGACGATGTGGTGCGCATTCAGTACCAGGTCACGCGCCAGAACGTCATCCCGTTCGCTTCTCGCAACGATCCCGCAGCGGTTCCGCCCGCCATGAAGTTTGTGGAAACCGGTTGGCGAGGACTTATCTTTAACCCCGGCCAATCGAACGAGAATTTCTCTGACGTCTTCCGAGCACAGTGGGAGAAGATTTCGTGACGAAGTCCGCCGTTAAGAAGCCCAAGTTCAACCTCTCGGTGTTCTTCCGTTCATTGGGTGGAGCTATTGCCTCCGGAACCAATGACCTACTGACAGCAGCGGGGCACGGAATCCAGAACACGTGGGCGTTCGTCGAAAGCTGGCTGCTTGATTCGAAGAAAGCCCGCTATGGCCTTGCCATCACCCGCATCCTGCTCGGTGTCTCAGCGATTGGCCTGCTGCTATCCAACTTCAGCACCCGCCTGTACTCCTTCGGTAGCGGTTCGCTGTGGAACGGGGAAGGGCTCGAAGCAAAGAGCGACTTCCCGAAGATCTGGATCTTCAGCTCGTTCCACGAGGCGATGAGCAATGACCTCGTCTACACCCTGCTGTACCTGTTGTTGCTCGCACTTGCTGTGGCCTTCACGCTGGGCTGGCGCACACGTATCGTGCACCCCGCACTGTTCATCCTCTGGGTGAGTTTCATCGAGGCCAACGACATGCTCGGTGACCAGGGTGACAACATGTACCGCATCGCGTTGTTCTGGATGCTGTTCGCAGATCCGGCAGGTCGTCTCTCCCTCGACGCGCGCCGCAAGCGCCGCAAGGGTGAGGTCGAAGACCCGCAGAAGCCGTGGACGCAGGCGGCAACCCTGCTCCACAACCTGGTTCTTGTCATCCTCACCGCACAGGTATCGTTCGTTTACGTATCGGGTGCGCTGTACAAGGCGGGCGGTGACCCGTGGTCTGGTGGATACGCGGTGTACAACCCGCTCATGACAGACCGCTTCGGCACGTGGCCCTGGCTCAGCGAGGTCGTAACGACATGGGGCCCCGCTGTCACAATCGCGGCGTGGGGCTCGATCTTGCTGCAGCTGTCGTTCCCGTTCCTGCTCCTCACCCGACCGACGCGCATTATTGGCCTGGTAGGAATCCTCGGCTTCCACATCGCGATCGCGGTGCTTATGGGGCTGCCGTGGTTCTCCCTCGCGATGATCGCGATTGACGCGATCTTTATCCGTGACCGCACCTGGCGCGCCATGACTGTGGGCTTCTTGGAGAGGTTCCGGTCATCGCAAGCCCGCATTACTGGCGAGGCGCCGCCGGGCGACGCGGCAGCGGCTGACGCTGACGCAGATGCAGACGCAGAAGCGGAGGCGGAACAAGACACCGCCCCGGCAGAAGCGGCTGGGTACCGTCGACGGTCGGCGCGAGTTTCGTCCTGACAAAAGCGAATGCCCCACGCACGACATCATCGTGCGTGGGGCATTCGTGCGTTTGTTAGCGCTTGACGTTATCGAACAGCGCCTTGTAGCTGAGGCCCGCAATGAGTGCGCCGATGAGCGGGAACACAATAAACACCCAGAGCTGCATCAGTGCGTCTGACCCGCCATAAAGCGCAGCCGCAAGCGAACGCGCTGGGTTGATCGACGCATTGTCGACGGGGATGGCCACCAGGATCAAGAGGAAGAGGGCGGAACCAATAGCCAGGCCCGCAAATGGGGTGGGGCGATCGGGGTGGGTAACGCTGATGATGACCCACACGAAAATCGCGGTAACGATGACCTCAATGATCATGGCAGCGACCATGCCGAATCCGCCAGGAGAGTGCTCACCGTAGCCGTTAGAGCCAAATCCGCTTGCCTGTGCGGCAGCGAGCCATCCTTCAGGGCCGAAGACGCCAATGGCCATCGCAGCGGTGGTTGCGAGCAGGCCCCCAACGACCTGGGCGACGAGGTATGCCCCCACATTTCGCCACTCGAATCGACCTGCCGCAGCGAGTCCGATGGTCACTGCCGGGTTGAAATGGCCTCCCGAGATGGGGCCAAACGCGTACACGCTGATGATGAGTGCGACTCCCAGGCCCAGGGCGACGGCAATGGGGATGACTCCGCCGGCTGGAGCGGCATCCGGAACCAAGAAGAAGGCTCCGAATACGCCTGTGCCCATGATGGAGAACACGAGGAGGAAGGTGCCGACCGCTTCAGCAGCAAGTTTGGAGCCGGTGGTCGGCTCGGTGGCTTTCGGTGTGCTCATGATGTTTCCCGATCTGATCTGGGATGAATGTGATGCGGCGATGTTACCGGTCACGGTTGTCTCAGAGGGAAAGGATCGCGAACAAACAGAAAACGGGCCAGGCATGTTTCCATGCCGAGCCCGTTTTCGTGCGAAGGTTATGCGCCTACGCGTGCGCGGATCTTGTCTGCGAGATTTGCGTCAACGTTTGCCCAGTACTGCAGGAAACGCTCCTTGATGCGGTCGACCGTCAGCCCGCCATACTGGCCGACGAGCGTGTCCAGGAAGCGAGCCTTCTCTTCGTCGTTAAACACATCGCGGTACAGCGTTCCGGCCTGGCCGAAGTCATCGTCCTCTGCGTGAAGTGCGTACGCCGAGCGGACGAGCTCACCATCGTTCTCCCAGCTGCCTTCACCAGCGCGAGCCGGCTCAGCTGCCGGGCCGCCATACGAGTTCGGTGCGTAGACGCGTGCGTCGGCGTCGTTGTACAGGAACTGCATGTTGCCCTGGTGCATGTAGTTGCGAACCTCGGCAGCGTGCGGCTGGTTGACCGGCAGCTGGTTGTAGTTCGTGCCAATGCGGTGACGCTGAGCGTCGGGGTACGAGAAGACACGAGCCATCAGCATCTTGTCCGGCGAGATGTCGGTTCCCGGAACCTGGTTGCCGGGCGAGAACGCAGCCTGCTCGATCTCCGCGAAGAAGTTCTTCGGGTTGCGGTTCAACGTGAACGTGCCCACCTTGATGCGCGGGTAGTCCTTCTTCGACCAGGTCTTGGTGAGGTCGAACGGGTTGAAGCGGTAGTCCTTCGCTTCGGCGTACGGCATGATCTGCACGTACATGTCCCACTTCGGGAAGTTGCCCTCTTCAATCGCGTTGTACAGGTCGCGACGGTAGTAGTCGGCGTCGGAACCAGCGATGCGCTCTGCCTCGGCCGGGTCCATGCGAACGACACCCTGCTGGGACATGAAGTGGTACTTGACCCAGAAGCGCTCGCCTTCGGCGTTGATCCACTGGTAGGTGTGCGAACCGTAGCCGTTCAGCTCACGCCACGAGTTGGACAGACCGCGGTCACCCATCAGGTACGTGACCTGGTGCGCGGACTCAGGGGAGAGGGTCCAGAAGTCCCACTGCATGTCAGCGTCACGCAGGCCCGACGCGCCGAGGCGCTTCTGCGAGTGAATGAAGTCGGGGAACTTGATGCCGTCACGAATAAAGAACGTCGGGGTGTTGTTGCCGACGATGTCGAGGTTGCCCTCGGTGGTGTAGAAACGCAGCGAGAAGCCGCGAACGTCGCGCCAGGTGTCGGGCGATCCCTGCTCACCGGCGACCGAGGAGAAACGGATCAGCGTTTCTGCCTTAGCTCCCGGCTGGAAGACTGCGGCCCGGGTGTACTGCGACACATCTTCGGTCACTTCGAACTCACCGAAAGCGCCGCCACCCTTGGCGTGGGGGTTGCGCTCAGGCACGCGCTCGCGGTTGAACGAAGCGAGCTTCTCAACCAGGTAGCGGTCGTGGAGAGCCGTCACGCCGTTGGTGCCGACGGTGAGCGAGAACTCATCGCTGGCGACCGGGGTTCCGGTCTGGGTGGTGGTGAAGTTGTCAGTCATTGCTGCTGCTGTTTCCTTTCACATTCGGAGCAAATAGCACGGAAGGTCACGGTTGCTTCAAGCACCCGCATTCCGTGGTTATCGGACGGAGTAAGACAAGGGGCGTGGCCGACGGCGCATTCGACGTCTTGCACGGAACCACATACGACGCACTGCACGTGGTGGTGGTTGTCAGCCGGTTCTGCCAGTTCGTAGAGCGCACGGTCGCCGTCTGGCAGGCTCACGCGGCGCACAAGGTCGGCCGACACCAGGTCGCCCAGCACGTTGTGCACCGATGGCAGGGCGATGCCAGGCACAGATTCACGCACCTGACTGAAAACGACATCGGCGCTGGAGTGCGGGTGCTCCGCCAGAGTGCGGTACACCGCGACGCGTTGCGCAGTGACTCGGAGGTTGGCACGGCGCAACGCGTCTTCGGCGAGTGCCGGCGTGATCTGCTGATGCCTGTGCATGTCACCCATCATATCACTAGATATGAATGATTCATAAAAAGGAATGAGTTAGGTAAGTACTACAGTCGTCCGAGCTTCTTGAGCGCGAGATAGCGATCGGCAACGCGCGGCGGGAGGTTCTCCGGTGTGTCGGTGATGGCCTCGGCACCCGCGCGCTGCATTGCCAGCGCGACCGCCGCCGCCTCTGACGCCGTCTGTTGTGCCGCAGCGGCGCGGTACACCTCGTCAATGTGTGTGCGCTGCTGAGCGATGTCGTCGAGTGCGGAGTCGGTAGCGGAACCAACAATCACGCGGGAGCGCGCGGTCACCGGCTGGAGAGACCCGAGGAATGCACGTGAGGAGTCGGGTGAATCCTGCGCGGTGAGGAGCACAACGAGCGATGGGCGTGTTGTGAGGGTGCGAATCTCGGCGAACGCGGCATCCCAGTTGGTGTCGAGAAGCTGAGCTTCGATGGGTGCCATCGCGTCGACAATTGCGGGGAGCAGGCGCGGACCATCCACTCCACTCACGCGAGCGCGTACGACCCGGTCAAACATGACGACGTGAACGTGATCGCCCGCCCGCTGGGCAAGCGCCGTCAGCAGAAGCGCGGCCTCGAGGAAAGCGTCGAGGCGGGTGCCGTCGCCAACGCGTGCAGCAGATGTGCGACCGGTATCGATCAGGATCACGACGTGGCGGTCGCGCTCAGGGCGCCACGTGCGCAGCATCGTTGTTGCGCTCCGCGCCGTCGCCCGCCAGTCAATTGAGCGCACGTCATCGCC
This window encodes:
- a CDS encoding aquaporin; this translates as MSTPKATEPTTGSKLAAEAVGTFLLVFSIMGTGVFGAFFLVPDAAPAGGVIPIAVALGLGVALIISVYAFGPISGGHFNPAVTIGLAAAGRFEWRNVGAYLVAQVVGGLLATTAAMAIGVFGPEGWLAAAQASGFGSNGYGEHSPGGFGMVAAMIIEVIVTAIFVWVIISVTHPDRPTPFAGLAIGSALFLLILVAIPVDNASINPARSLAAALYGGSDALMQLWVFIVFPLIGALIAGLSYKALFDNVKR
- a CDS encoding catalase; protein product: MTDNFTTTQTGTPVASDEFSLTVGTNGVTALHDRYLVEKLASFNRERVPERNPHAKGGGAFGEFEVTEDVSQYTRAAVFQPGAKAETLIRFSSVAGEQGSPDTWRDVRGFSLRFYTTEGNLDIVGNNTPTFFIRDGIKFPDFIHSQKRLGASGLRDADMQWDFWTLSPESAHQVTYLMGDRGLSNSWRELNGYGSHTYQWINAEGERFWVKYHFMSQQGVVRMDPAEAERIAGSDADYYRRDLYNAIEEGNFPKWDMYVQIMPYAEAKDYRFNPFDLTKTWSKKDYPRIKVGTFTLNRNPKNFFAEIEQAAFSPGNQVPGTDISPDKMLMARVFSYPDAQRHRIGTNYNQLPVNQPHAAEVRNYMHQGNMQFLYNDADARVYAPNSYGGPAAEPARAGEGSWENDGELVRSAYALHAEDDDFGQAGTLYRDVFNDEEKARFLDTLVGQYGGLTVDRIKERFLQYWANVDANLADKIRARVGA
- a CDS encoding Fur family transcriptional regulator, giving the protein MHRHQQITPALAEDALRRANLRVTAQRVAVYRTLAEHPHSSADVVFSQVRESVPGIALPSVHNVLGDLVSADLVRRVSLPDGDRALYELAEPADNHHHVQCVVCGSVQDVECAVGHAPCLTPSDNHGMRVLEATVTFRAICSECERKQQQQ
- a CDS encoding DUF58 domain-containing protein, which codes for MYVTGRFPLLVALGVVPIMVLSVAGVSSWAVLLAWLALCIGVAAIDAARAVDARALTLVRDGTTRARLGDAVSTGIWITNPHPRAAHLTVRDAWQPTAGAPTERARVSIPGGERRHISVPLQPRRRGELRSTFVALRSAGPLGIAGRQVVMANTGTLRVLPPFTSRRHLASRVARLKELDGNTSLQVRGQGTEFDSLREYVRGDDVRSIDWRATARSATTMLRTWRPERDRHVVILIDTGRTSAARVGDGTRLDAFLEAALLLTALAQRAGDHVHVVMFDRVVRARVSGVDGPRLLPAIVDAMAPIEAQLLDTNWDAAFAEIRTLTTRPSLVVLLTAQDSPDSSRAFLGSLQPVTARSRVIVGSATDSALDDIAQQRTHIDEVYRAAAAQQTASEAAAVALAMQRAGAEAITDTPENLPPRVADRYLALKKLGRL